A window from Ignavibacteriota bacterium encodes these proteins:
- the manA gene encoding mannose-6-phosphate isomerase, class I, giving the protein MIFAKPYKLIPKIQNYAWGTKNEKAFIPKLLGFKAEPNIPYAELWIGAHPKNSSEIIIENSQFPLIEIIEKFPKEILGEKISKKFNKKLPFLLKILSIGKALSIQAHPNKNTAKYLNKIDPINYPDENHKPEIAIAIDKLNAIVGLKNIHMIKKRFEEFPILFELLNENLKKKILLNNFTKNVEKEIYKLIMNSQNSVLENVIDVLVKDINSKKKKSKIEKQFLGEFKNYGIDVGLISLLLFNFIELNSNQAIFTPAGIPHAYLGGNIVECMANSDNVVRAGLTNKFKDVKTLLKIIETDLSKTKVKVLNKKNITYYKTFAEEFDVKKVILNSDFNTFSSKNYLPEIHLVMKGKVKIYYGSKISIFKKGETFLKPAILNSYSISTIHKNSEIFIASVKS; this is encoded by the coding sequence ATGATTTTTGCAAAGCCGTATAAACTTATTCCCAAAATTCAAAATTATGCATGGGGAACAAAAAATGAAAAAGCATTTATTCCCAAATTGTTAGGATTTAAAGCTGAACCAAATATTCCTTATGCAGAATTGTGGATTGGTGCGCATCCAAAAAATTCTTCAGAAATTATTATAGAGAATTCCCAATTCCCTTTAATAGAAATTATAGAAAAATTTCCCAAAGAAATTCTTGGCGAAAAAATTTCTAAAAAATTTAACAAGAAACTGCCGTTTCTTTTAAAAATTTTATCAATTGGTAAAGCGCTTTCTATTCAAGCTCATCCAAATAAAAACACAGCAAAATATTTAAATAAAATTGATCCGATAAATTATCCCGATGAAAATCACAAACCTGAAATTGCAATTGCAATCGATAAATTAAATGCTATTGTTGGTTTAAAGAATATACATATGATTAAAAAAAGGTTTGAAGAATTTCCAATATTGTTTGAATTGTTAAATGAAAATTTAAAAAAGAAAATTCTACTAAATAATTTTACTAAGAATGTTGAAAAAGAGATTTATAAACTAATTATGAATTCTCAAAATTCCGTTTTGGAAAATGTTATTGATGTATTAGTTAAAGATATAAATTCCAAAAAGAAAAAAAGTAAAATTGAAAAACAGTTTTTAGGTGAATTTAAAAATTATGGAATTGATGTTGGGTTAATATCTTTGCTATTATTTAATTTTATCGAATTAAATTCTAACCAAGCAATTTTTACTCCAGCTGGTATTCCGCATGCTTATCTTGGCGGAAATATTGTTGAATGTATGGCGAATTCTGATAATGTTGTAAGAGCTGGACTTACAAATAAATTCAAAGATGTAAAAACATTATTAAAAATTATAGAAACAGATTTAAGCAAAACAAAAGTTAAAGTTTTAAATAAAAAAAATATCACTTACTATAAAACTTTTGCTGAAGAATTTGATGTAAAAAAAGTGATTTTGAATTCTGATTTTAATACTTTCTCTTCAAAAAATTATTTACCGGAAATCCATTTGGTAATGAAAGGGAAAGTAAAAATTTATTACGGGAGTAAAATTTCTATTTTCAAAAAAGGTGAAACTTTTCTTAAACCGGCAATTTTAAATTCTTATTCTATAAGTACAATTCATAAAAATTCGGAAATTTTTATCGCTTCGGTAAAAAGTTAG
- a CDS encoding Ig-like domain-containing protein has protein sequence MKKAFIFLLMLSVQIFSQNFKVISHRGGAALAPENTLAAFEKAVEVGAHYFELDVRKSSDDSLIIMHDASIDRTSDGTGNVSALTFQQLREFDAGSWFGAEFAGEKIPLLSEALDIAISAPYDIGVVIEIKSTESDIVDKVLEIVHRKNLDNRVIISSFTFSQVSRSKTLAPDIEAQLFASPFSETMINNLANIGAEWVGTGSDLSAQLLELAHSKNLKVNRWTVNSANTIKTLIESGYDAVTTDNPIIAIAAMDSTAPSNVILEDAEVLGTKVKLVWTQATDLESGVSHYEIFRSSNPDASEIIATVKNELFYIDETLQEEATFYYRIKAVNFAGIKSEIFSNEIMITTGSDKKAPKVNKISSYGLNNKIIIEFNERVDKTTAEKIANYSINNGINVTNAVLSVDSSSILLLTSEMMDGTEYEISLINIADLATIQNVISDTLKFKFIHKNYLSDLIGAWDFEEGTGTTAYDYSANLNNGTFNGGIEWASGITANGIKFNGTDSYVNIPASSSLNINGSAVTISVWTKLVYLPADLPGAFGPIYDSETDQYVIYEDKANNELRFKVSTSGGAERPGIPAAQLETDEWIHIVGVYDGANAMVYLNGQLMDTHPLTGTVNTGQVANIGKSGDSYFQGSIDNVQVFAKALTQEEINYLHTEFVHIFIDYDSPEISSVSSAGANNIVFVNFNEEVDKLSAENTTNYNIDNGISVNSAQITIDGKSVILKTSELLENKTYNLTVNEVKDLADIPNTILENSTKTFSHKTFPSGLVSYWSFDEGEDTLANDWTNTNTAFLNNNPEWTIGKTGNALKFDAVDDFVEVPNSESLNIDTNGVTVSAWVILNVLPADMVYPYGPVYDSPTDNYVIYADKGNKELRFKVTTFNGAERPGIPADSLKTGVWHNVTGVYDGVHAKIYLDGKLMDTHNLTGNVKPGQIAHIGQDGTSYFNGTIDNVQVYNKGLSEQEVKFLYSGIKTSTLSVANIDETIVNLTWNDVHDPLMGIYAYEVYRDTTEFPNKLLAVVKDTTGYSDQTRVELTSFYYRIRALDAAKNPYPYFSNDVLVTTEADETAPKILSVRTTGENDKLYINFDEKLEENSATTVSNYSVNGIEINQAELSADHKNVILTLNQFTSEGNYTLNLNNIKDVSLAGNIIESNLQKNFNFSNYLQGLVSYWKLDETEDTTAIDLVGTNNGKIVNSPLINDGQFGNAIFFDGVDDYIEIPNSTSLDIAVEGVTLSAWVNLSFLPTEMPTGIGPIYDAPQDSYVFYEDKGNKELRFKVTTANGAERPGIPEAELIKGEWINIVGVYDGTQAMIYMNGELKDTHPNITGIVKAGQVARIGQDGTHYFNGLIDNVQIYNRGLTAEEVKSLFNGDLLTDIESEKEIPIIYSLEQNYPNPFNPTTKIRFSLPQKSEVTLEVFNVIGEKVDELINTTLNSGLHEVEFKNENLSSGIYFYKLKSGNFVEIKKMVLLK, from the coding sequence ATGAAAAAAGCATTTATATTTTTATTAATGCTGTCAGTTCAAATATTTTCTCAAAATTTTAAAGTTATTAGTCACAGAGGTGGAGCAGCTCTGGCACCGGAAAATACTCTTGCGGCGTTTGAAAAAGCCGTAGAAGTTGGCGCACATTATTTTGAGCTTGATGTAAGAAAATCAAGTGATGATTCGCTAATTATCATGCATGATGCATCAATTGATAGAACATCGGACGGAACCGGAAATGTGAGTGCATTAACATTTCAGCAATTGAGAGAGTTTGATGCAGGCTCATGGTTTGGAGCAGAATTTGCGGGAGAAAAGATTCCTCTACTTTCCGAAGCTCTTGATATTGCAATTTCAGCACCTTATGACATTGGTGTGGTAATTGAAATTAAATCAACAGAAAGTGATATTGTCGATAAAGTTCTTGAAATTGTTCATAGAAAAAATTTAGATAATCGAGTAATAATTAGCAGTTTTACTTTTAGCCAAGTTTCAAGATCAAAAACTTTAGCTCCGGATATTGAAGCACAATTATTTGCGAGCCCTTTCTCAGAAACAATGATCAACAATCTTGCTAACATTGGAGCAGAATGGGTTGGAACCGGAAGTGATCTTTCAGCTCAGCTTCTCGAACTTGCTCATTCAAAAAATCTTAAGGTAAATAGGTGGACAGTTAATTCGGCTAATACAATAAAAACCTTAATAGAATCAGGTTATGATGCGGTAACTACCGATAATCCAATTATCGCAATTGCAGCAATGGATTCTACTGCGCCATCAAATGTTATTCTTGAAGATGCAGAAGTTCTGGGAACTAAAGTAAAATTAGTTTGGACGCAGGCAACAGATTTAGAAAGCGGTGTTTCACATTACGAAATTTTTAGAAGTTCAAATCCAGATGCTTCAGAAATAATTGCTACTGTAAAAAATGAATTATTTTATATTGATGAAACACTTCAAGAAGAAGCTACATTTTATTATAGAATTAAAGCCGTAAATTTTGCCGGAATTAAAAGTGAAATTTTCAGCAATGAAATTATGATCACCACTGGTTCCGATAAAAAAGCTCCCAAAGTAAATAAAATTTCTTCATATGGGTTAAATAATAAAATTATTATTGAATTTAATGAACGAGTTGATAAAACCACGGCAGAAAAAATTGCAAATTATTCTATCAATAACGGAATAAATGTTACGAATGCTGTATTATCAGTTGATTCCTCCTCTATTTTACTATTAACTTCTGAAATGATGGATGGAACAGAATATGAAATTTCTTTAATTAACATTGCAGATTTAGCAACAATTCAAAATGTAATTTCAGATACTTTGAAATTTAAATTTATACATAAAAATTATCTTTCCGATCTAATCGGTGCTTGGGATTTTGAAGAAGGCACGGGAACTACTGCTTATGATTATTCAGCTAATCTTAATAATGGTACTTTCAATGGTGGAATAGAATGGGCTTCGGGTATTACTGCAAATGGAATAAAATTTAACGGAACCGATAGTTACGTTAACATTCCGGCTTCTTCTTCGTTAAATATTAACGGAAGTGCAGTTACTATTTCCGTTTGGACAAAATTAGTATATCTTCCTGCAGATTTACCGGGAGCATTTGGACCAATTTATGATTCTGAAACAGATCAATATGTTATATATGAAGACAAAGCTAACAATGAATTAAGATTTAAGGTTTCAACAAGCGGCGGTGCAGAAAGACCGGGAATTCCTGCAGCACAATTAGAAACTGACGAGTGGATTCATATTGTCGGAGTTTATGATGGTGCAAATGCAATGGTTTATCTAAATGGCCAATTGATGGATACTCATCCATTAACCGGAACAGTAAATACCGGACAAGTTGCAAATATTGGAAAAAGCGGCGATAGCTATTTCCAAGGATCAATTGATAATGTTCAAGTTTTTGCAAAAGCATTAACTCAAGAAGAAATAAATTATCTTCATACTGAATTTGTTCATATTTTTATTGATTATGATTCACCAGAGATTTCTTCAGTTAGTTCGGCAGGTGCTAATAATATTGTTTTTGTAAACTTCAATGAAGAAGTGGATAAATTAAGTGCGGAAAATACTACAAACTACAATATTGATAATGGGATCAGCGTAAATTCTGCACAAATTACGATTGATGGAAAATCTGTAATTCTAAAAACTTCAGAACTTCTGGAAAATAAAACTTATAATTTGACTGTGAACGAAGTAAAAGATCTTGCCGATATCCCAAATACTATTTTGGAAAATTCGACAAAAACATTTTCTCACAAAACTTTTCCAAGTGGATTAGTAAGTTATTGGAGTTTTGATGAAGGAGAAGATACTTTAGCAAATGATTGGACAAATACAAATACGGCATTTTTAAATAATAATCCTGAATGGACAATTGGCAAAACTGGAAACGCTTTAAAATTTGATGCAGTTGATGATTTTGTAGAAGTGCCAAATTCAGAAAGTTTAAATATTGATACAAACGGAGTAACAGTTTCTGCTTGGGTAATTTTGAATGTACTTCCGGCTGATATGGTTTATCCGTATGGACCAGTTTATGATTCCCCAACAGATAATTATGTTATTTATGCTGACAAGGGAAATAAGGAATTGCGTTTTAAAGTCACAACATTTAACGGCGCAGAACGACCCGGAATTCCGGCAGATTCTCTTAAAACTGGTGTTTGGCATAATGTAACGGGAGTTTATGATGGAGTTCATGCAAAAATTTATTTGGATGGAAAATTAATGGATACGCATAATTTAACCGGAAATGTAAAACCCGGACAAATTGCTCACATTGGTCAAGACGGAACTTCTTACTTTAACGGCACAATTGATAATGTTCAAGTTTATAATAAAGGATTGTCTGAACAAGAAGTAAAGTTTTTATATTCGGGAATTAAAACTTCAACATTAAGTGTTGCAAATATTGATGAAACTATTGTTAACTTAACATGGAACGATGTTCATGATCCACTAATGGGTATTTACGCTTATGAAGTTTATAGAGATACAACTGAATTCCCAAATAAACTTCTTGCCGTTGTGAAAGATACAACCGGTTATTCCGATCAAACAAGAGTAGAGTTAACTTCATTTTATTATAGAATAAGAGCTTTGGATGCTGCAAAAAATCCTTATCCTTATTTTAGCAATGATGTTTTAGTTACAACTGAAGCTGATGAAACTGCACCAAAAATTTTAAGCGTAAGAACTACAGGCGAAAATGATAAACTTTATATTAATTTTGATGAAAAACTTGAAGAAAATTCTGCTACCACAGTTTCAAATTATTCTGTTAATGGAATTGAAATAAACCAAGCTGAACTTTCTGCAGATCATAAGAACGTTATTCTTACCTTAAATCAATTTACATCGGAAGGTAATTATACTTTAAATCTAAATAATATTAAAGATGTTTCTTTGGCTGGAAATATTATCGAATCAAATTTGCAGAAGAATTTCAATTTCAGTAATTATTTGCAGGGATTAGTTAGTTATTGGAAACTTGATGAAACTGAAGATACAACGGCAATTGATCTTGTAGGAACAAACAATGGCAAAATTGTAAATTCACCGCTAATAAATGATGGTCAATTTGGTAATGCAATATTTTTTGATGGTGTTGATGATTATATTGAAATTCCAAATTCAACTTCTTTAGATATTGCCGTTGAAGGTGTTACACTTTCTGCTTGGGTAAATTTAAGTTTTCTACCAACTGAAATGCCTACTGGTATTGGTCCTATTTATGATGCTCCACAAGACAGTTATGTTTTTTATGAGGATAAAGGAAATAAAGAATTAAGATTTAAAGTAACAACAGCTAACGGTGCGGAAAGACCTGGAATTCCGGAAGCTGAATTAATTAAAGGTGAATGGATAAATATTGTTGGTGTTTATGACGGAACTCAAGCTATGATTTATATGAACGGTGAATTAAAAGATACTCATCCAAATATAACCGGAATTGTAAAAGCCGGACAAGTAGCAAGAATTGGTCAAGATGGTACTCATTATTTTAACGGATTGATAGACAATGTTCAAATTTATAATCGCGGTTTAACTGCGGAAGAAGTAAAATCTTTATTCAACGGTGATTTATTAACTGATATTGAATCAGAAAAAGAAATTCCTATTATTTATAGTTTAGAGCAAAACTATCCAAATCCGTTTAATCCAACTACGAAAATTAGATTTTCGTTACCACAAAAATCTGAAGTTACATTGGAAGTCTTCAATGTAATTGGTGAAAAAGTTGATGAACTTATTAACACAACATTGAACTCCGGTTTGCATGAAGTAGAATTTAAAAATGAAAATTTATCTTCCGGAATATATTTTTATAAGTTAAAATCTGGTAACTTTGTTGAAATTAAAAAAATGGTTTTACTTAAATAA
- a CDS encoding response regulator transcription factor, which yields MKKNTNVWLIEDNTAYSKTISNLINKTDDVKCSQVFNSCEDSLSKNILDELPDVVLLDIGLPGINGIKCIEKLKQLSNEILIVILTVYDDNEKLFDALCAGASGYLLKDSSPEKIISAIKEVQLGGAPMNMSIANKVLKLFTRFKPIKNDYGLTERETEILQLIVDGLTKQQISERLFLSFHTVNTHIKNIYNKLHVHSKSGAVSKVFKENLI from the coding sequence ATGAAAAAAAATACAAATGTTTGGTTAATTGAAGATAATACTGCATACAGCAAAACAATTTCCAACTTGATAAATAAAACGGATGATGTAAAATGTTCGCAGGTTTTTAATTCATGCGAAGACTCATTAAGTAAAAATATCTTGGATGAATTACCGGACGTTGTACTTTTAGATATTGGGTTACCCGGAATTAATGGAATTAAATGCATTGAGAAATTAAAGCAATTATCAAATGAAATTTTAATAGTAATTCTTACGGTTTATGATGATAATGAAAAACTGTTTGATGCGCTCTGTGCCGGAGCTTCAGGATATTTGTTAAAAGATTCATCACCCGAAAAAATAATTTCTGCAATTAAAGAAGTTCAACTTGGAGGCGCTCCAATGAATATGTCCATTGCTAATAAAGTTTTAAAGCTTTTCACAAGATTTAAACCAATTAAAAATGATTATGGACTTACGGAAAGAGAAACAGAAATACTTCAACTCATTGTTGATGGACTTACAAAACAGCAAATTTCAGAAAGACTTTTTTTAAGTTTTCATACAGTTAATACACATATTAAAAACATATATAATAAACTTCACGTACACTCTAAAAGCGGTGCGGTTTCCAAAGTATTTAAAGAAAATTTAATCTAA
- a CDS encoding endonuclease/exonuclease/phosphatase family protein, with protein MKKITAIFVFLFFVTNLIAQNSQCRIMTYNIRYANNNPGEEWQVRKTNVAEMIRFHNPDIFGVQEALLEQIEYLKTEFENYKQIGVGREDGINGGEFSALFISDKFKIVESGTFWLSETPDVPSKGWDASLNRIATWAKIKNKFSSEILFVINTHFDHMGIIARIESSKLIADKIKNIPNGIPSILMGDFNFSKDFEGYKILNESGIISDAQSKANFKYGTDITFNGFQDDLTGREKIDFIFVSKEIDVLQHAIIGEKFNGKYPSDHMPVIIDLKLNK; from the coding sequence ATGAAAAAAATTACCGCAATATTTGTATTCCTTTTTTTTGTTACAAATTTAATTGCACAAAATTCGCAATGTAGAATTATGACTTACAACATCAGATACGCAAATAATAATCCCGGCGAAGAATGGCAAGTTAGGAAAACAAATGTTGCGGAGATGATAAGATTTCACAACCCTGATATTTTTGGAGTGCAAGAAGCTTTATTAGAGCAGATTGAATATTTAAAAACAGAGTTTGAAAATTATAAGCAGATTGGTGTTGGAAGAGAAGATGGAATAAACGGCGGAGAATTTAGTGCATTATTCATTTCTGATAAATTTAAAATAGTTGAAAGCGGAACTTTTTGGTTATCTGAAACTCCGGATGTTCCCTCAAAAGGCTGGGATGCAAGTTTAAACAGAATTGCAACTTGGGCAAAAATTAAAAATAAATTTTCAAGTGAAATTTTATTTGTAATCAACACTCATTTTGATCATATGGGAATTATTGCCAGAATAGAAAGTTCAAAATTAATTGCAGATAAAATAAAAAATATTCCAAATGGAATTCCATCAATATTGATGGGGGATTTTAATTTTTCCAAAGATTTTGAAGGGTATAAAATTTTAAATGAATCCGGAATTATTTCTGATGCACAATCTAAAGCAAATTTCAAATACGGTACAGACATTACATTTAATGGATTTCAAGATGATTTAACCGGAAGAGAAAAAATTGATTTTATTTTTGTCTCCAAAGAAATTGATGTTTTGCAACATGCAATAATTGGTGAAAAATTTAACGGAAAATATCCTTCGGATCACATGCCGGTAATTATTGATTTGAAACTCAATAAATAA
- a CDS encoding thioredoxin family protein — protein MNIAIEKFFQNFKCDKLFSYEEYVKYYEQKVANTDFEKLSEHDRIYFEYSRINLQRTNRINKTFSPNKQLIDLFQSLNFQQTWLIITEDWCGDSAQNLPYFINYAKTNKNIEVFVILRDNNLEAIDNYFNSQTSRAIPKIIGFDENGNELFIWGPRPKFAQDLVNELKAEGYSKEDFNKELHLWYARNKGIELEKELIHIFKYINRKGHKEK, from the coding sequence ATGAATATTGCAATCGAAAAATTTTTTCAAAATTTCAAATGTGATAAATTATTTTCGTATGAAGAATATGTAAAATATTATGAACAAAAAGTTGCAAATACTGATTTTGAAAAATTATCTGAACATGATAGAATTTATTTTGAATATAGTAGAATAAATTTGCAAAGAACAAATAGAATTAATAAAACTTTTTCTCCAAACAAGCAGTTAATTGATTTATTTCAAAGTTTAAATTTTCAACAAACTTGGCTTATCATTACAGAAGATTGGTGCGGAGATTCTGCTCAAAATCTTCCGTATTTTATAAACTATGCGAAAACAAATAAAAATATTGAAGTATTTGTAATTTTGCGTGATAATAATTTAGAAGCAATTGATAATTATTTTAATTCTCAAACATCTCGCGCAATTCCAAAAATTATTGGATTTGATGAAAACGGAAATGAATTATTTATTTGGGGACCACGACCAAAATTTGCACAAGATTTAGTAAATGAGTTAAAAGCCGAGGGATATTCAAAAGAAGATTTTAACAAAGAACTTCATTTGTGGTATGCAAGAAATAAAGGTATAGAATTAGAAAAAGAACTTATCCATATTTTTAAGTATATTAACCGCAAAGGTCATAAAGAAAAATAA
- a CDS encoding TonB family protein — protein sequence MLKLFFLSSIFLAINLFAQNGIIKSYYGKGKVSSLVSFVNDVLEGESIWYYENGNIKTIKNYSNGKLDNSNKSFYESGLLKEEIHYSDGVLNGISKFYYENGGLKEVRTYNNGKLISISNVDYDSNYAAPFSAYEAGINKKNYNNEDILCDAEICPQPIGGIKEIEKNIVYPELAKKFNLEGKVLVSVIVGANGEAKNITVHKGLGLGCDEAAIDAVKKTKFIPGEKNGEVTETEILFSLNFKLSENNETKFVTSNEVKTEEIKQVPEKKQFIICDYDVCPKPVGGINEMLKKLKYPAQAKRNEISGEVEVEAKINDLGFVISVNVLKGIGYGCDEAAKSVIIKSEFEPAIENGKVVESTVKIIIPFILEN from the coding sequence ATGTTAAAACTGTTTTTTTTATCAAGCATATTTTTAGCAATAAATTTATTTGCACAAAACGGAATTATTAAAAGTTATTATGGAAAAGGAAAAGTAAGCTCACTAGTATCTTTTGTAAATGATGTTCTGGAAGGCGAATCTATTTGGTATTATGAAAATGGAAATATTAAAACGATTAAAAATTATTCAAACGGAAAATTGGATAATTCAAATAAGAGTTTTTATGAATCCGGTTTGCTGAAAGAAGAAATTCATTATTCGGATGGAGTTTTAAATGGAATAAGCAAATTTTATTATGAAAACGGTGGATTGAAAGAAGTAAGAACTTATAATAACGGTAAATTAATTTCAATTTCAAATGTTGATTATGATTCAAATTATGCTGCGCCGTTTTCTGCATACGAAGCTGGTATAAATAAGAAAAATTATAATAATGAAGATATTCTTTGTGATGCTGAAATTTGTCCGCAGCCGATTGGAGGAATAAAAGAAATTGAGAAAAATATTGTCTATCCCGAGCTTGCTAAAAAATTCAATCTTGAAGGCAAAGTTTTAGTTTCTGTAATTGTTGGCGCAAATGGCGAAGCAAAAAATATTACTGTGCATAAAGGTTTAGGTTTGGGTTGTGATGAAGCCGCAATAGATGCAGTGAAAAAAACAAAATTTATTCCGGGTGAAAAAAATGGTGAAGTAACTGAAACTGAAATTTTATTTTCTTTGAATTTCAAATTATCTGAAAATAATGAAACAAAATTTGTTACTTCAAATGAAGTTAAAACAGAAGAAATAAAACAAGTTCCGGAAAAGAAACAATTTATAATTTGTGATTATGATGTTTGTCCCAAGCCAGTTGGTGGAATTAATGAGATGCTGAAAAAATTAAAATATCCAGCTCAAGCAAAACGTAATGAAATTAGTGGTGAAGTTGAAGTAGAAGCAAAAATTAATGATTTGGGTTTTGTAATAAGTGTGAATGTTCTAAAGGGAATTGGTTACGGGTGTGATGAAGCTGCAAAATCCGTAATTATAAAATCAGAATTTGAGCCGGCAATTGAAAATGGAAAAGTTGTTGAATCAACAGTAAAAATTATTATACCATTTATTTTGGAAAACTAA